The genomic interval TGTCTTCGACCATGGGTTCGTCCATGCCTTTGACTTTTTGCAGCTTGTAGTTCTTGACCAACTCTTTGCCAAAGCCGAGTTTTTCGGCCAATTGGTACATGATCATGTGGTCAGAGCGGCTTTCCCACAAAGGCTCAATCACCTTCTCGCGCCATTGCAACGAACGGTTCGAGGCCGTGGCCGAGCCACTGGTTTCAAACTGCGTGGCAGCGGGCAACAAGTACACCGCGCGATTGGGGTTGAGGTCTTCGGCTTTACCGGGCATCGCGGCCATGGCAGCAGTGGCTGAAGGGTAGGGGTCGACCACCACCAACAAGTCCAGCTTGTCCATGGCACGCTTCATCTCCAAACCACGGGTTTGTGAGTTGGGTGCATGGCCCCAATAGAACACGCCTTTGAGGTTGCTGTCTTGGTCGATGAGCTCGTTCTTTTCCAACACACCGTCGATCCAACGCGAGACGGTGATGCCAGGCTTGGTCATCATCGCGGGCGATGCGAAACGGCCTTTGAGCCAATCGAATTCCACACCCCACGCTTTGGCGAAATGCTTCCATGAGCCTTCCACGATGCCGTAGTAGCCGGGCAAGGAGTCAGGGTTAGGACCAACGTCGGTCGCGCCTTGCACGTTGTCGTGGCCGCGGAAAATGTTGGTGCCGCCGCCGGCCTTGCCGACATTGCCCAAAGCCAACTGCAAGATGCAAGAAGCACGCACGATGGCGTTACCAATGCTGTGCTGGGTTTGCCCCATACACCACACGATGGTGCCGGGGTTGTTTTCGTGCAGCATGGTGGCCACTTTGAGCAACTGCTCAGGCGTCACACCGCAAACCTCTTCCACTTTGTCTGGCGTCCACTTGGCCATGACTTCTTCTTTGACCTTGTCCATGCCGAACACACGGTCGTTGATGTACTTTTTGTCTTCCCAGCCGTTCTTGAAGATGATGTGCAAGAGGCCGAACAAGAAAGCAATGTCAGAGCCAGAGCGAATACGCACGTACTCGTCAGCCTTGGCTGCGGTGCGTGTGAATCGTGGGTCCACCACGATCATCTTGCAGCCGTTTTCCTTGGCGTGCAGCATGTGCAGCATCGACACAGGGTGGGCTTCGGCAGCGTTGGAACCAATGTACAAAGCGACCTTGCTGTTTTGCATGTCGTTGTACGAGTTGGTCATCGCGCCGTAGCCCCACGTGTTGGCCACACCGGCCACCGTGGTGGAGTGACAAATACGGGCTTGGTGGTCGCAGTTGTTACTACCGAAGTAGCTGACAAACTTGCGCAGCAAATAAGCTTGTTCGTTGTTGTGCTTGGACGAGCCAATCCAGTACACACTGTCTGGGCCTGCGGTTTTACGCAAGTCCAGCAGCTTGGCGCTGATTTCTTCGAGGGCCGTGTCCCAGCTGATGCGCTCGTACTTGCCGTTGACCAACTTCATCGGGTAACGCAAACGGAACTCACCGTGGCCGTGCTCGCGCAGGGCCGCACCTTTGGCGCAATGGGCACCGAGGTTGATGGGGGAATCAAACACCGGTTCTTGACGCACCCAAACGCCGTTTTCAACCACGGCATCCACCGCACAGCCCACAGAGCAGTGGGTACAAACCGTGCGTTTGACTTCAATCTTGCCACCGCCGTTATTCGACATAGCGCCAGAAGCGTTGGCTTTTTTCACCAAGCTCAGCTGTGTGGCAGCCAAACCCACGCCAATGCCCAAACCTGAGCGGCGCAAAAAGCCACGACGGTCAAGCGTCGGCAAAGCCTGCGACAAGCCACGTTGCAAGCGGCCAACGAAGGCAGAACTGCCAGCAGTGTGGGCAGCTGAATCTGTTTTACGGGTCAACAACATGTGCAACTCCTTCAGACGCGAGCGGTCTGGTAGTAACGCTTGACGTGTTCGCTCAAGCTGTAGCCGCCACCGTTTTCAGGCGCGGGAGGAAGTTTGTTCAATTCGGCGGAGGGGGTATTGAGGCCAGGCATGGCTGTCACAGCAGCAGCGGCAGCACCTGCAGCAGCGGCACCCATAAAAAAACCACGGCGCGACGGTGTCGCTTGGTCTTTGGTTTGTTCTTTTTGCATTGTTAGCTCCTCGTGATGTCGTGGGTATGCACGACTTTGCATAATGTACCAATGATGTGAGTTTGTCCTATACGTACTTACGTCAGTAACCCTTGAAATGCCCAGGATCCTGTCCCTTTCAAGGCTTCTCTTGTCACCTAAGCGTCAAATAAACTCGTCAAAAAAAAGAAACGATGCAGCCGTGCCAACGACTAAGCCAGCATGTCAAAACCCTGCGCTTCAACGCTCACAAACGCACGGGTCAAGTCGGCCAGCGCCGCATAGAAGCGCGCACGCGGTGTGGCTTGCAAAGCATCACAGAACGCGGGCAACCAGGTTTGCACATGGGCCGCAAAAAATTTGGCTTGTTGTGTGAGGTTAGACACCGACACATCATCACCCGCCACCAAGAAACGCATGACCTCAAACACATAAGACACGTGGTCTTCGGTTTCGGACATGGTGGTGTCGTCTCGTCCCAAGCCCAGCGCAGCCAGGTCGGTGCGCAATTGCGCTAAGGGTTTTTCGTTCAAAAAGCCGGTCAAAAAGTGCGAGGCGTACACATACACCTCGGGCTTGCCCACACCACCAAACAGCGCGTGGTGCTCGTTTTGGATGCTCTTGTCGTCCATCTCGCGGGCCACCGCCACCAACTGTCGCCAAGGTTCTTCTAGAAAGCCGCCCGAAGTAGGCGCATCAGTCGCAGCCACGCGCAGTTGCGCCAACAACTCGGGGCGAGCGGGGGCATAGAACAACTCAGAAATCAAACCGTACAGCTCAGCGCGTGCGGTTTCTTCGTCGAGAGCGGAGGACAAATGAGGTTCGGTCATAGAAATAATTAGACGATTTTTTGCTCGTCGCCAGCAGAGTAAATGTCAATCACACGGCAGTCGCCGCACATCTTGAGGCGCTGCAAGGCCTCGCCTTGGAACATCGAGTGCCCAGCCAATTTGCCAATCATGGCTTCGATGCCTTTGAGCGTGCCAAAGGGTTTGCCGCAGCGCACGCAGCCGTAGGGCTGGGTTTCGTTGAGTACGCGCACTTCTTTGCGTTGTGGCGTGAGCAACAAGCGCGGCACGAGGTTGAGGGCTTTTTCGGGGCAGGTGCTGACGCACAAGCCGCATTGGACGCAGTTTTTTTCAAAGAAGCGCAGTTGCGGCGCTTGCTGGTTGTCTTGCAGCGCGTTGGCGGGGCAAGCGCTGACGCAGCTCATGCACAAGGTGCAGCTGTCTTTGTTGACTTCGACCGAGCCGAATAGCGAACCGTCTTTGGGTAAAGCCAGAGCTTCGGGTGCAGTGGCAGTTTTCAAAACCGGCGCGTGTTCGAGCAAATGGTCGATCACCATGCTCAACGTGCTGCGCTTTTCAGCCATCACCGCAAACGTGGCAGCAGGCACGGTGGTGCTCAAGCGTTGCTGGCCCGTGGTGAGACGCTGCAATTCAGCATCCAATTCAAGAGCTTGCGCGGCATGCACCAACTGCACAGGCATACGACCAGGCTTGGCGTAGCCCAAGCCTTCGAGCATGGCCTGAGCTTGCGCCATTTGCGCTTGCAAGCCGTCGGCATATTGCGGCGCTTCTTCGGCGGTGTGGAGTACCAACACTTGCGCTGCACCATAGGCCAAGGCCGCGAGCCACACATCCAAGCCCAAGCTAGCGGTGTGCCACAGCGACACGGGAATCACATGCGCAGGCAGGCCTTTGGCAACTTTAAGTTGTGCCGCACGGCCCAGCTCGTTGACCAAAGCTTGGCCCGCGTCTTGGCTGTGCAACAAGATGACGGCGTCTTTGCCGCCCGCTTTTTGGTAGGTGCTGAGCAAAGTTTTGAGCTTGACGCCTTGCTCGCTGGCACGCGGATACGCGTAGGTCAGTGCGCCTGTGGGGCACACCGTGGTGCATGCACCGCAGCCCACACACAGGTTGGGGTTGACCTTGATTTGTTGGCGCGACTTATCGGAGCTGACCGCCTCGGCAGAGCAAATGTCCACGCAGGCATTGCAGCCCACTTTTTCGTTGCGGCTGTGCGCGCAGAGCTTTTGCTTGTAGTCAAAGAACTTGGGCTTTTCAAACTCGCCCACCAGCTCGCGCAAGCGCAGCAAGTTGGCAGCGGTTGCGCCGCGGAAATAGCCTTGCGGCAAAGCATGGCGGGTGAAGGCGCTTTGCTCGCGCAAGTCGAGCACCAGGTCGAACTCGGCGGTTTCTTCTTGCGCTTCGCGCTGAAAGTTGATCGCGCCCACGGCGCCGCAAGCAGTCACGCAATCGCGGTGCGAACTGCACTTGCTCATGTCAATTTGGTAATCCAGACCAATCGCTTGCTCAGGGCAAGCGGCCACGCAGGCGTTGCAGCGGGTGCACAGGTCAAGGTCGATGGGGTTGTTGTTTTGCCAAGTCAGCTTGAACGCACCCAGCCAACCATCCACACGCACCACTTGGCCGCCCAACACGGGGTAGCGGCGGTTTTGGGCGCCGCCAGCTTCGCCGGCACCTTGGGTAAAGATCGTCACGTTCAGCGTGTCGGCCAACAGAGCGGCAGCTTGTTCGGCCTGGTCCATCTGCCCCAAGATGAGCAATCGCCCTGCACTCTTGAACGTCACCGTGGGCACGGGCTCAGGCTCGGGCAAATGCGCAGCGGCTAACAATGCGGCAATTTTGGGTGAGGCGTTTTTGGCGTCACTGCTCCAACCGCCAGTCTCGCGAATATTCACGAATTTGATGACCGAGGTTTTGGCTTGCGCCTCCACAGCCAAGTCGCCAAACAAGCGTTGCTCTTGGGTGCAGGCCACCACCACATCGTCTGTGCCTTGCACGGCTTGCACAAAAGCGCTGGCCTCGCGGCGGCACAAAGCCGTATGCAGCGTGAGGGGTTCAGACAGGCTTTGGCTCAGTGCCTTCGGGTCTAGTGGTTGGGTCTGGTTGCAGTCGCAAATCAGCGTGGTCATGCGTAGTGGGCTCGATGTTGGAATGGTTGTCAGCAGGGACGGACTGTGCCACGACTTTGGGTTCTTCCAATGCGGGTTTGTCACCCACGTTGGCCTCGACCGTTTTTTCAGGCTCGTCGTCGAACAAGTTCAAGGTCTTGGCACTGGTCATCTGACGCAGCATCGCCATGGGCAAGGGATCGGGTTGACTGTAGTCGTCGATGTAGATGTCCATACGGTCCATCACATTGAAGTGCGGGTCGGTGAACAGCTTTTTCATGGCGGCGTTTTTTACATCGGGCGCGACGCCTCGGGCCATGAAGCCCGTGAAATCAGATTCAGGGGTGAGTTGCTGCGCGTCGGCCAGCGTGGGCGCGGGACGAGCTGCGGGTTCGTGGGTCTGGGCAGGTGATGTCGCACTGGGGGTCGCAGCACTGGCAGAAGCAGGTGCATTTGACTCACGGGTTGACAGGTTGCCAGGCTCAGCACCACTCGGCGCAGGCGTCAGTTCGGCCAACGGCCGGCCTTCGCGCACATCGGCTTTGCGGCGTGACCAGCGGCTTAAAAAACCAGCAGGGGTGTCGTCATTGGCCATGACCGCCTCCATGGTTTTGGCCACCGCCACGCATTTTTTCGGTGCTGACCGACGCTGGGTTGCCAAAGCGATCTTGTAAAGGGCGGAAACTGTCGGGGCGTTTGCGGCGCTTGGCCTCAACCACCAAATGCTCATCCATGAACTCAGTCATCCATGCCACCACCTCGGGTGGTGCGGGCACTTGGTCCACGTTTTCTTGGGCATCGAGCCAACGACCTGCGTCGTGGTAGCTCAGACTCACCATGGCGGGCACGGCCATCACCTCATCGCTGAGGCTGGGCTCTTCTTCCATGCGCCACAACACAAACCAACACGGCGCAGGCGAGGCGGCGTTGAGGTAGTAGCCCTCGGCGTCGTCGCGAAACAGCTCAACTGTGAAGCCTGGATACAGCCAAATTTGTTCGTCGGCAGTTTGTCGCAAACAGCGCGGCTCGGTGCCAAAGTGCTCGGCGTGCGGCACCAAGTCGTGCCCCGTCACATCGTGCAACACCCAACGCCAAGGTTGCCAACGGCTCATGGCACCCGGCACACGCTCACGGCGCATGACAACGGCTACTTGGAGGCTGGGGCGTTGCGACATGGCGTGAATCAAGTTTCTTTAGAGATCTTGATGCTGGGAAACTTGCTCGAAAAGTCTTTGGCTTTCGCTGCAATTTTCACCGCCACCTGGCGGGCCACCGCCTTG from Limnohabitans curvus carries:
- a CDS encoding formate dehydrogenase subunit alpha, yielding MLLTRKTDSAAHTAGSSAFVGRLQRGLSQALPTLDRRGFLRRSGLGIGVGLAATQLSLVKKANASGAMSNNGGGKIEVKRTVCTHCSVGCAVDAVVENGVWVRQEPVFDSPINLGAHCAKGAALREHGHGEFRLRYPMKLVNGKYERISWDTALEEISAKLLDLRKTAGPDSVYWIGSSKHNNEQAYLLRKFVSYFGSNNCDHQARICHSTTVAGVANTWGYGAMTNSYNDMQNSKVALYIGSNAAEAHPVSMLHMLHAKENGCKMIVVDPRFTRTAAKADEYVRIRSGSDIAFLFGLLHIIFKNGWEDKKYINDRVFGMDKVKEEVMAKWTPDKVEEVCGVTPEQLLKVATMLHENNPGTIVWCMGQTQHSIGNAIVRASCILQLALGNVGKAGGGTNIFRGHDNVQGATDVGPNPDSLPGYYGIVEGSWKHFAKAWGVEFDWLKGRFASPAMMTKPGITVSRWIDGVLEKNELIDQDSNLKGVFYWGHAPNSQTRGLEMKRAMDKLDLLVVVDPYPSATAAMAAMPGKAEDLNPNRAVYLLPAATQFETSGSATASNRSLQWREKVIEPLWESRSDHMIMYQLAEKLGFGKELVKNYKLQKVKGMDEPMVEDILREINKSVWTIGYTGQSPERLKAHMRNMHLFDVKTLKSKGGKDKETGYDFGGDYFGLPWPCYGTPELKHPGTSNLYDTSKHVMDGGGNFRANFGVEKDGKNLLAEDGSHSKGADITTGYPELDHVLLKKLGWWDELTDAEKALAEGKNWKTDNSGGMMRVFMQNHGCHPFGNAKARAVVWNFPDPIPQHREPLYGTRPDLMEKYPTHADKKAFWRLPTLYKTIQDKNVADKVHEKFPLILTSGRLVEYEGGGEETRSNPWLAELQQEAFVEINPKTAADRGIRNGERVWLKSPTGARLNVQALVTERVDTGTVWMPFHFSGRWQGEDMLKYYPKGAAPIVRGEAVNTATTYGYDSVTMMQETKTTVCNIERA
- a CDS encoding formate dehydrogenase, which gives rise to MQKEQTKDQATPSRRGFFMGAAAAGAAAAAVTAMPGLNTPSAELNKLPPAPENGGGYSLSEHVKRYYQTARV
- a CDS encoding TorD/DmsD family molecular chaperone, translated to MTEPHLSSALDEETARAELYGLISELFYAPARPELLAQLRVAATDAPTSGGFLEEPWRQLVAVAREMDDKSIQNEHHALFGGVGKPEVYVYASHFLTGFLNEKPLAQLRTDLAALGLGRDDTTMSETEDHVSYVFEVMRFLVAGDDVSVSNLTQQAKFFAAHVQTWLPAFCDALQATPRARFYAALADLTRAFVSVEAQGFDMLA
- a CDS encoding 4Fe-4S binding protein, which translates into the protein MTTLICDCNQTQPLDPKALSQSLSEPLTLHTALCRREASAFVQAVQGTDDVVVACTQEQRLFGDLAVEAQAKTSVIKFVNIRETGGWSSDAKNASPKIAALLAAAHLPEPEPVPTVTFKSAGRLLILGQMDQAEQAAALLADTLNVTIFTQGAGEAGGAQNRRYPVLGGQVVRVDGWLGAFKLTWQNNNPIDLDLCTRCNACVAACPEQAIGLDYQIDMSKCSSHRDCVTACGAVGAINFQREAQEETAEFDLVLDLREQSAFTRHALPQGYFRGATAANLLRLRELVGEFEKPKFFDYKQKLCAHSRNEKVGCNACVDICSAEAVSSDKSRQQIKVNPNLCVGCGACTTVCPTGALTYAYPRASEQGVKLKTLLSTYQKAGGKDAVILLHSQDAGQALVNELGRAAQLKVAKGLPAHVIPVSLWHTASLGLDVWLAALAYGAAQVLVLHTAEEAPQYADGLQAQMAQAQAMLEGLGYAKPGRMPVQLVHAAQALELDAELQRLTTGQQRLSTTVPAATFAVMAEKRSTLSMVIDHLLEHAPVLKTATAPEALALPKDGSLFGSVEVNKDSCTLCMSCVSACPANALQDNQQAPQLRFFEKNCVQCGLCVSTCPEKALNLVPRLLLTPQRKEVRVLNETQPYGCVRCGKPFGTLKGIEAMIGKLAGHSMFQGEALQRLKMCGDCRVIDIYSAGDEQKIV
- a CDS encoding DUF3306 domain-containing protein, yielding MANDDTPAGFLSRWSRRKADVREGRPLAELTPAPSGAEPGNLSTRESNAPASASAATPSATSPAQTHEPAARPAPTLADAQQLTPESDFTGFMARGVAPDVKNAAMKKLFTDPHFNVMDRMDIYIDDYSQPDPLPMAMLRQMTSAKTLNLFDDEPEKTVEANVGDKPALEEPKVVAQSVPADNHSNIEPTTHDHADLRLQPDPTTRPEGTEPKPV
- a CDS encoding DUF3305 domain-containing protein, which translates into the protein MSQRPSLQVAVVMRRERVPGAMSRWQPWRWVLHDVTGHDLVPHAEHFGTEPRCLRQTADEQIWLYPGFTVELFRDDAEGYYLNAASPAPCWFVLWRMEEEPSLSDEVMAVPAMVSLSYHDAGRWLDAQENVDQVPAPPEVVAWMTEFMDEHLVVEAKRRKRPDSFRPLQDRFGNPASVSTEKMRGGGQNHGGGHGQ